A genomic region of Elaeis guineensis isolate ETL-2024a chromosome 9, EG11, whole genome shotgun sequence contains the following coding sequences:
- the LOC140851716 gene encoding LOW QUALITY PROTEIN: F-box/LRR-repeat protein 12-like (The sequence of the model RefSeq protein was modified relative to this genomic sequence to represent the inferred CDS: inserted 1 base in 1 codon) — translation MQRMDYHSNNVESYLPDDCLLIICRKLQNITDRNAFGLTCRHWLHIQNLARRSLSFHFSYNPNIYQVYIRYIPRLLVRFPYLNSISLAGCTELPDSALVRLRDSGSSLQSLSLYCCFGITDNGLTQVSTGCTNLVSITLYRCNITDVGLESLAEYCRSLENINLSYCILISDRGINAIARRCLKLYAFMISYCKGLTGMGFKGCSSTLTYLEADSCMLTPEGLLEVVSGGGXEYLNVSNLRNWVGMDGLGGIGAGSAPRLRFLNLRMCRFVGDESVAAIAKGCPLLEEWSVAVCHEIHISGWSAIGSNCRNLKILHVNRCRKLCDQGLQALRDGCGQLEVLYMHGCRKVTHVGLETFKIQRQDVEIRREECVSIGPCMDDLFAQ, via the exons ATGCAAAGAATGGATTATCATTCAAATAATGTCGAGAGCTATCTACCCGATGATTGCTTGCTTATTATTTGTCGGAAGCTTCAAAATATTACAGATCGAAATGCTTTTGGCTTAACTTGCCGTCATTGGCTTCATATTCAAAATTTAGCACGCAGATCGTTAAGCTTTCACTTCTCTTATAATCCAAATATTTACCAAGTGTATATTCGATATATACCAAGACTATTGGTCCGCTTCCCCTATCTCAATTCAATATCTCTAGCTGGTTGCACAGAATTACCTGATTCAGCATTGGTTCGACTAAGAGATTCTGGATCAAGCCTTCAGTCTCTTTCTTTGTATTGTTGTTTTGGCATCACAGATAATGGTCTTACTCAAGTATCTACAGGATGCACTAATTTGGTATCTATTACTCTATATCGTTGTAATATCACAGACGTTGGTTTAGAAAGCCTTGCTGAGTATTGTCGGTCATTGGAGAACATAAATCTCTCCTATTGCATATTGATTTCAGACCGTGGGATTAATGCAATTGCTAGGAGGTGTTTGAAACTTTATGCTTTTATGATTTCATATTGCAAGGGCTTAACAGGTATGGGATTCAAAGGCTGCTCGTCTACTCTAACTTATTTAGAAGCTGACTCATGCATGCTTACTCCAGAAGGATTGTTGGAAGTTGTCAGTGGGGGTG TTGAGTATTTAAATGTGTCCAACTTGAGAAACTGGGTTGGCATGGATGGCTTGGGTGGGATTGGTGCCGGATCTGCTCCAAGACTTCGATTTCTGAACTTGAGAATGTGTCGTTTTGTTGGTGATGAATCAGTGGCAGCCATAGCCAAGGGCTGTCCATTGCTTGAGGAATGGAGTGTTGCTGTCTGTCATGAGATCCATATTTCTGGATGGTCAGCTATTGGATCAAATTGTCGAAATTTGAAGATTTTACATGTGAATCGGTGCCGAAAGCTATGTGACCAAGGATTGCAAGCTCTACGAGATGGTTGTGGCCAACTTGAAGTGTTGTATATGCATGGTTGTCGTAAAGTCACTCATGTGGGATTAGAGACCTTCAAAATTCAAAGACAGGATGTGGAAATCAGAAGGGAGGAATGTGTGTCCATTGGGCCTTGTATGGATGATTTATTTGCACAGTGA